In Flavobacterium sp. N3904, one DNA window encodes the following:
- a CDS encoding methyltransferase domain-containing protein — MFLKTQYRTDKPEIMDDFALEGVALKEALDKIARINQLLGGNQLTLNGIKKILKKANRLDTIRIVDVGCGNGDMLRKVADFGVQNNLNFELTGIDANSYTINYAQQLSINYPNIQYRCEDIFDKSLNDIKYDIVLITLTLHHFKDSEIEEILQLFNKNSKLGIVINDLQRSIIAYRLFQCLCIVFQLKNMSREDGLTSILRGFKKKELIQFSKKLNLKKYSIQWKWAFRYEWIIEK, encoded by the coding sequence ATGTTTTTGAAAACCCAATATAGAACGGACAAACCCGAAATAATGGATGATTTTGCTTTGGAAGGTGTTGCATTAAAAGAGGCTTTGGATAAAATTGCGAGGATTAATCAATTATTGGGAGGCAACCAATTAACTCTAAATGGAATTAAAAAAATACTTAAAAAAGCAAATAGATTAGACACAATACGAATTGTTGATGTTGGTTGTGGAAATGGTGATATGTTACGAAAAGTGGCTGATTTTGGAGTTCAGAATAACTTAAATTTTGAATTAACAGGAATCGATGCCAATTCATATACTATAAATTATGCACAACAGTTATCAATAAATTATCCAAATATACAGTATCGTTGTGAAGATATTTTTGATAAATCTTTGAATGATATAAAATATGATATAGTGCTAATTACATTGACATTACATCATTTTAAAGACAGTGAAATTGAAGAAATATTGCAGTTATTTAATAAAAATTCTAAGCTAGGAATTGTAATAAACGATTTGCAAAGAAGTATAATTGCTTATAGATTATTTCAATGTTTATGTATAGTTTTTCAATTAAAAAATATGTCGCGAGAAGATGGTTTGACTTCCATATTAAGGGGGTTCAAAAAAAAGGAACTGATTCAGTTCTCTAAAAAGCTGAACTTAAAAAAGTATAGTATTCAGTGGAAATGGGCATTTCGATATGAATGGATAATCGAAAAATAA
- a CDS encoding type III polyketide synthase yields the protein MSVKIKCVAKQLPKYYRTTEEIIPFLDAWLVDQDERFIRKVKKIFEGAAVDKRYSIMDPIEVFTKTSFEERNDIYVREAIVLGEKVLEKALKKANWEPKELDYIITVSCTGIMIPSLDAYLINGLQLRQDIIRLPVTEMGCAAGISGMIYAKNFLQANPGKKAAIIAVESPTATFQLDDFSMANIVSAAIFGDGAACVLLSSCEGETGPEIIDEQMYHFYDNIHMMGFKLTNSGLQMVLDIEVPETIASHFPDIIHPFLKKNNLKMEDIDHLIFHPGGKKIVQTVEDLFSELGKNIDNTKEVLKQYGNMSSATVLYVLERFMEDYPEKGSKGLMLSFGPGFSAQRILLKF from the coding sequence ATGAGTGTAAAAATAAAATGTGTTGCCAAGCAACTGCCCAAATATTATAGAACAACCGAAGAAATTATTCCTTTTTTAGATGCCTGGTTAGTGGATCAAGATGAACGATTTATCCGCAAGGTGAAAAAAATATTTGAAGGAGCAGCTGTTGATAAACGATATTCTATTATGGATCCGATTGAGGTTTTTACCAAAACGTCTTTTGAAGAAAGAAATGATATTTATGTTCGGGAAGCAATAGTTTTGGGAGAAAAAGTGTTGGAAAAAGCTTTAAAAAAAGCAAATTGGGAGCCTAAAGAATTGGATTATATCATCACAGTGAGTTGTACCGGAATTATGATTCCTTCATTAGATGCATACTTAATTAATGGTTTGCAATTGCGTCAGGATATAATACGATTGCCGGTTACAGAAATGGGTTGTGCGGCAGGAATTTCGGGTATGATTTATGCAAAAAACTTTCTTCAGGCTAATCCAGGCAAGAAAGCGGCTATAATTGCGGTAGAAAGTCCCACAGCAACCTTTCAATTGGATGATTTTTCGATGGCAAATATAGTGAGCGCAGCCATTTTTGGAGATGGTGCAGCTTGTGTATTGCTTTCATCTTGTGAAGGAGAAACAGGACCCGAAATTATTGATGAGCAGATGTATCATTTTTACGACAATATTCACATGATGGGTTTCAAACTTACCAATTCTGGGTTGCAAATGGTTTTGGATATAGAAGTTCCTGAAACTATTGCATCTCATTTTCCAGATATAATTCATCCATTTTTAAAAAAAAATAATTTAAAAATGGAAGATATTGATCATTTAATTTTTCATCCTGGCGGAAAAAAAATTGTGCAAACAGTTGAAGATTTGTTTTCGGAACTGGGAAAAAATATAGACAACACAAAAGAAGTGTTAAAACAATATGGTAATATGTCCAGCGCAACCGTATTGTACGTCTTGGAGCGTTTTATGGAAGATTATCCCGAAAAAGGATCTAAGGGATTAATGTTGAGTTTTGGTCCCGGATTTTCGGCTCAAAGAATATTATTGAAGTTTTAA
- a CDS encoding 3-hydroxyacyl-ACP dehydratase FabZ family protein, with product MKKQDIISKLPYSKPFLFVDEILNIDDNRVEGVFTFDENLDFYKGHFKDNPVTPGVILTEVMAQIGLVCLGIFLLNEKYNINTAIAMTSTNMEFLKPVFPNEKVTVISEKMYFRFGKLKCKVQMLNKNGVVVCTGIISGMLI from the coding sequence ATGAAAAAACAAGATATTATTTCAAAATTGCCTTATTCTAAACCTTTTTTGTTTGTTGATGAAATTTTAAATATTGACGATAATAGGGTAGAAGGAGTTTTTACATTTGATGAAAATTTAGATTTTTACAAAGGTCATTTTAAAGATAATCCGGTAACACCTGGCGTTATTTTGACTGAAGTTATGGCTCAAATTGGTTTGGTTTGTTTGGGTATTTTTTTATTAAATGAAAAATACAATATAAATACCGCAATTGCCATGACATCAACAAATATGGAATTTTTAAAACCGGTTTTTCCAAATGAAAAAGTGACTGTCATTTCGGAAAAAATGTATTTTAGATTTGGAAAATTAAAATGTAAAGTACAAATGTTAAATAAAAATGGAGTTGTTGTTTGTACAGGAATTATTTCTGGAATGCTTATTTAA